A stretch of the Deltaproteobacteria bacterium genome encodes the following:
- a CDS encoding glycosyltransferase translates to MVSISIIVPFYNSEKYIKGCADSLVAQKYPANDYEIIFVDNNSTDSSAGIVERYPEIKLVSESKQSSYAARNRGIKESSGRIIAFTDPDCIASPDWLAEIENAMSDPVVSIILGRPLMANDSLLLSMLEDYENEKNAYILNSNDRNRYFGHTNNMAVRRELFDELGLFIERERGGDTVFVNSAVKKYSSQAVKYSESVKVRHLEIETPLDYYKKAFTHGRHRELSKDIRIILPISYKKRLSIYRRVTKKRRYSYRKSLALFILLIAGMIFWEAGGLSAWIHRD, encoded by the coding sequence GTGGTAAGCATATCGATAATAGTACCTTTCTATAACTCGGAAAAATATATCAAAGGCTGCGCCGATAGTCTTGTAGCACAGAAATACCCGGCTAATGATTACGAGATAATATTTGTGGATAATAACTCGACCGACTCTTCGGCCGGTATCGTGGAACGCTATCCGGAAATAAAGCTTGTGTCCGAGAGCAAGCAGAGCTCGTATGCTGCACGAAATAGAGGTATCAAGGAATCCTCCGGCCGAATAATTGCTTTTACCGATCCGGATTGTATAGCCTCTCCCGACTGGCTCGCGGAAATTGAAAATGCAATGTCGGACCCCGTCGTTTCAATTATTCTGGGACGGCCGCTAATGGCTAATGATTCGTTGCTTCTTTCAATGCTTGAAGACTATGAAAACGAGAAAAATGCTTACATCCTGAACAGCAATGATAGAAACAGATATTTCGGCCATACAAATAATATGGCGGTACGGAGAGAGCTCTTTGATGAGTTAGGCCTGTTCATTGAAAGGGAAAGGGGTGGAGACACTGTTTTCGTCAACAGCGCAGTAAAAAAGTATTCCTCTCAGGCGGTCAAGTATAGTGAATCTGTGAAGGTGCGGCATCTGGAAATCGAGACGCCTCTGGACTACTATAAGAAGGCTTTTACCCACGGCAGACACAGGGAATTGTCCAAAGATATAAGGATCATTCTACCGATTTCTTACAAAAAAAGGCTGTCCATTTACAGGAGAGTAACAAAAAAAAGAAGGTACTCCTATCGGAAATCCTTAGCCCTTTTTATTTTGCTCATAGCAGGAATGATTTTCTGGGAAGCTGGGGGCTTAAGCGCTTGGATTCATAGGGATTAG
- a CDS encoding DMT family transporter: MIVNILALIYVSVAWGSAFVLIKLAEETIAPLTVQAGRCVIGFIALLILSLVLRRDLIGHARHWFAFLVFAILGIAFLWIVTALGEEYITAGLTSVLVTVAPLVTFIITVFILRTEQFSLAGLLGLLIGVSGLVLVTGIHNITGPNSTLIGVLLIVSGFSVFAVNGILAPRLASGTDPIASSTYYTGMASVILWVFAFIFESPLKTHLTESNVLAEVIMGVFSFASGFVVYYWLLNRAGPFFSSLTFYLIPVVGTVGGFLILNEKINPTQVLGILIVLAGVYLINQTKRGADL, from the coding sequence GTGATCGTTAATATTCTTGCTCTTATTTATGTCTCCGTGGCATGGGGTTCCGCTTTCGTATTGATAAAGCTTGCGGAGGAGACAATCGCTCCGCTGACGGTACAGGCCGGGCGGTGCGTTATAGGATTTATAGCCCTGCTCATATTGTCACTCGTACTGAGGAGGGATTTGATCGGACACGCCAGGCACTGGTTTGCCTTCCTTGTATTCGCTATTTTAGGTATAGCGTTCCTCTGGATCGTAACCGCGCTCGGTGAGGAGTACATTACCGCCGGGCTTACATCCGTGCTGGTTACAGTCGCGCCGCTCGTTACTTTTATCATTACGGTTTTTATACTGAGGACAGAGCAGTTTAGCCTGGCAGGTTTATTAGGGCTTCTAATCGGCGTTTCGGGTCTGGTTCTGGTGACCGGAATCCATAATATTACAGGTCCTAATTCCACATTGATCGGGGTTCTGTTGATAGTATCGGGGTTTTCTGTGTTCGCCGTTAACGGAATACTGGCCCCAAGGCTTGCAAGCGGCACCGACCCTATTGCATCCAGCACGTATTACACGGGAATGGCGTCTGTAATCCTGTGGGTCTTTGCCTTTATATTTGAAAGTCCTTTAAAGACTCATTTAACTGAATCCAATGTCTTGGCTGAGGTAATAATGGGGGTCTTCAGCTTTGCGAGCGGATTCGTAGTTTATTACTGGCTCCTCAATAGAGCGGGGCCGTTTTTTTCATCACTGACCTTCTATCTCATTCCGGTTGTAGGCACGGTGGGCGGTTTTCTTATCCTCAATGAAAAGATCAATCCGACCCAGGTCCTCGGGATATTAATCGTCTTAGCCGGGGTTTACCTGATCAACCAAACGAAAAGGGGAGCTGATTTGTGA